A part of Ignavibacteriota bacterium genomic DNA contains:
- the ruvX gene encoding Holliday junction resolvase RuvX codes for MAGEPGRVLALDYGAKRVGVAMSDPLRILASGVGTWANDAGLLTAIAKHVQDEMVVLIVVGMPYAPDGGKGAKAREVEAFMERLRGVVQVPLTTWDESYTSVEAHQAFRDGGMKKKQRRDRAAVDTMAARILLQQFLDAQPARQG; via the coding sequence ATGGCCGGAGAACCGGGGCGGGTGCTGGCGCTGGACTACGGGGCGAAGCGTGTCGGTGTTGCCATGAGCGACCCCCTGCGTATCCTCGCGAGCGGTGTGGGTACATGGGCCAACGATGCCGGCCTGCTGACGGCCATCGCGAAGCACGTGCAGGATGAGATGGTCGTGCTCATCGTTGTCGGCATGCCCTATGCGCCCGACGGCGGCAAGGGCGCAAAGGCACGCGAAGTGGAGGCGTTCATGGAGCGCCTGCGGGGGGTGGTGCAGGTGCCGTTGACCACATGGGACGAGAGTTACACCAGCGTGGAAGCGCATCAGGCCTTCCGCGATGGGGGGATGAAGAAGAAGCAACGGCGCGACCGTGCGGCGGTGGACACCATGGCGGCCCGGATCCTGCTTCAGCAGTTCCTTGATGCGCAGCCCGCGCGTCAGGGGTGA